Within bacterium, the genomic segment AGGCGGAACGTGGTGTTTGAGTTCAGACGCAACCAGTACCTGCGCTTCAATTCCAAGCCTGCGCATAAGATAACTGCCTATCAAAGAAGCGTGGTAGGAGGTACCAGATCCGATAAAGAGAACCCTATCGCACGCCTTGACCATCGCCGCCAACTTATCGAGTTTGTCTTTTTGAGTTGTCTCAAGAGCGCTAAGCAGACGTTGCGCCGCGACAGGCTCATCGAGAATCTCTTTAATCATATAATGCTCATACTGATGCTCTGTCGTCTGTTGCTGCCAATAGAATTGCTTGATTTCTTTTTGAATTGACGACCCTTTCAAATCGAAGAAGGCATAGCCGGTTTCATCTATGATAGCGAACTCATTATCTTCAAAGAATATCGCCTTATTAGTCTTTTCTGAAAAGGCATAAATATCGCTAGCCAGCATCAACGCTTCATCCGTCAAACCCAAAACCAAAGGGGAGTCGCGCTTGAGGGCATAGATTCGGTTTTCGCCTTTGCGCAGTAGTAAGATCGCAAACGTGCCTTTAGCTACTGTAAAAAACTCACAAATTGCTTCGCTGACGGTATTTCCGATCTTTAAAGCTTCTTCGAAGTAATGGGAAATAATTTCGCTATCGGTCTGGCTTGAGAAGGTGTGGCCGAGATTTTCCAGCCCAGCTTTAAGCTCGCGATAGTTTTCAATGATGCCGTTATGAACAATATAAAAAGTGCTGGTACAGTCGCAATGGGGGTGAGCATTTTTTTCTGTAACGCCCCCATGAGTAGCCCATCGAGTGTGGGCAATGACAGCTTTACAGGCATCGAAGGACTTATTAAAAACAATCGGGCCTACCCGTCTTTGAACAACCCCAAGATCAGATGCCCAACCAAATGAATCATAACCTCGATATTCGAGGCGCTTTAGAAACACAAGAGCTTCGGACGAAGGGAACCGTTCTTCACTCACCATTCCGACTATTCCGCACATATTAACTCCTGTTGACATTAAGCCCGTCTTCAGCTTCAACCCCAGTAGTAATTCATAACACCGTTTTCACAGTAATTATTACTATAATATATTTCGGCGAGAAAA encodes:
- the glmS gene encoding glutamine--fructose-6-phosphate transaminase (isomerizing), producing the protein MSTGVNMCGIVGMVSEERFPSSEALVFLKRLEYRGYDSFGWASDLGVVQRRVGPIVFNKSFDACKAVIAHTRWATHGGVTEKNAHPHCDCTSTFYIVHNGIIENYRELKAGLENLGHTFSSQTDSEIISHYFEEALKIGNTVSEAICEFFTVAKGTFAILLLRKGENRIYALKRDSPLVLGLTDEALMLASDIYAFSEKTNKAIFFEDNEFAIIDETGYAFFDLKGSSIQKEIKQFYWQQQTTEHQYEHYMIKEILDEPVAAQRLLSALETTQKDKLDKLAAMVKACDRVLFIGSGTSYHASLIGSYLMRRLGIEAQVLVASELKHHVPPNEKTLVIAVSQSGETMDVIDAMKIAKAHGAPTASIVNVPYSTIQRMTDLHLEILAGQEVCVAATKSFVNQCLLLIKLCSSLGLETGLERILDHMEQVMDLRPKIMELAKDLKGVSDIYLIGRGVMYPVACEIALKLKEIPYIHAEGMMGGELKHGTIALIEDGTPVISLMPEGEEDIVSNTKEVESRGAWVIAITNSNENEFKQQIKISAKDDDSFAILATIIGQLLTYYIAKEKNLPIDKPRNLAKSV